GTACACCAGGCTGAGGATCATGGTGTTGATGGCGACCGACTTGCCGGAGCCGGTGGTGCCGGCGATCAGCATGTGCGGCGTGCGCGCGAGGTCGATGATCACGGGGTCGCCGCCGATGGTCTTGCCGAGGCAGAGTGGCAGCTTGGCAACCGAATCGACCGTTTCCTTGGCGACCAGCAGCTCGCGCAGATAGACCTTTTCGCGATGCGCGTTCGGCAGCTCGATGCCGATGGCGTTGCGGCCGGGCACGACGGCGACGCGCGCCGACAGCGCGCTCATCGAGCGGGCGATGTCGTCGGCAAGTCCGATCACGCGCGACGATTTGATCCCTGGCGCCGGCTCGAGCTCGTACAGCGTGACCACCGGGCCCGGATTGGCCTTCACGATCTCGCCGCGAACGCCGAAATCCTGCAGCACGCCTTCGAGCGAACGCGAATTGGCTTCCAGCTCGGCCTTGCTGAGCGGCTGGCGATCGCCGGCCTTGGGCGCAGCCAGCACGGAGACGGATGGAAGCTCGAACTTGTCGGAGGATTTCTTGGCGGCAGCTTTCGGGGCGGCTTTCTTGCGCGGGGCGCGCGCGGCGGGCTGCTCCTCTTCCTCCTCCTCGTCGTCTTCCTCTTCCTCGTGATGGTCCTCGTCATCCGCGGCCTGCGGCGAGATCGAGGGCGCGGCGCGGCCGCCGCCGAGATTCGGCTCCTGGCGGCTGAACGCCACGGCCTTGGTCTTCGGGCCGCTGGAGACCAGTGAGCGGTAGGCGGCACCACACAGCCAGATCAGCCGCGCCTTGGTGCTCATCAGTGCGTGGAACAGCCAGCCCAGCGACACCGAACCGCGATCGCTGTCCTCGTCCTCGTCGAGCGGCTTGTCGTCGTCCTCGATTTCCGAGAGCTCGTCGTCATGCGCGCGGGCGCCGAGACCGCACGCGATCAGGAAGGTCGCGGCCATCGCAGCGAACAGGATCGTGCCCAGCACGATGCGATAGATCGTGCCGGCCGGCCCAAAAATCACTGCGGGCGCGCGGACGAGCGCATCGCCGACCACGCCGCCGAGGCCGGTCGGGAGCGGCCAGGCACCGCCATGCTGAAAGCAGCTGACGAACCCCGCGGCAATCACCGTGCAGAGAACCCAGGAGCCGATCCGCAGTGCCTCGCGGTCGAACGGGCGGTGGGTCATCATGCGCCAGCCCCAGACCGCGACGGTCAGGACCAGCATGATGGCGCCGAGCCCGAGGATCTGCATCGCAAGGTCGGCGCCGATCGCGCCGGCATAGCCGAGAATGTTGCGGATCGGCCTCGAGGTCGCATGGCTCAGGCTGGGGTCCTGCACCGACCAGGTCATCAGCGCTGCCGAGGCGACGCCCGACAACGCGATCAGGCCGAAGCCGGTGAGCTCGCGCACGCGCCGCGCCAGTCCCTCGCGGATCGAGGGCGGCAGATGGCCGACCAGTGGAATGACACGTTCGATTGCCGACATGCTCATGGGCCCCGCCTAACCCAGAGTTTCGACCAGCCGGTGCAGCGCCTGCGCCGTGGTCTCGCCATCCTGCACCAGCGCCAGGCGAATGTAGCCCGCGCCGGGATTGAAGCCGTCGGGCTGTTGCCGCGCCAGAAAGCTGCCGGGCACCACGCGCACGCCTGCTTCCTTGAACAATTTCAGACACACCGACACGTCGTCGCCGATCCCGGACGTGTTGAGCCAGACGCAGAAGCCAGCATCGGGCCGGCGATAGCCGTAGCGGTTGCCGATGATCTGGTCGGCGAGATCGAACTTGATCCGGTAGAGCCTGCGGTTCTCCTCGACATGCGCTTCGTCGCCGTAGGCATAGGTCGCGACGTGCTGCAGCGGCACCGGCACCTGGGGCGCTGCGATGTTGCGCAGCTCCAGGAACATGCCGATGAACTTCCTGTCGCCGGCGGCGAAGCCGACGCGCAGGCCCGGAAGGTTGGAGCGCTTCGACAGTGACTGGAACGCGGCCACGCGGGTGAAATCGGGGCCGGCGCATTCGAGCGCGCTGCCGGGTGCTTCGCGGGTATAGATCTCCGAATAGCACTCGTCGCTGAGGATCACGAAGCCGTAGCGATCGGCGAGGCTCTTCAGCCGCGTGAAGTAATCGCGCGAGGCGACCGAGCCCTGCGGGTTGGCGGGCGAGGCCAGATAGAACGCCACGGTGCGCGCCAGCGTCGCTTCGTCGATGGCATCGAGATCGGGCAGGAAACCGTTCTCGACGGTGGTCGGCAGATAGACCGGCTCGCAGGCAGCTGCACCGGCGCCCGCGCCATAGACCGGATAGAACGGATTCGGCATCAGGATCGCGGGCTTGCCGGGACGCTGGCCGACATAGCGTTTTGCCGCGATCGCGGCGAGAAACAGCCCCTCGCGGCTGCCATTGAGGACGAGCATCTCGCTCTTGGGGTCGAGGGGCCGGGGCAGCTTGAAGCGAGACGACAGCCAGGCGCTCGCGGCCTGACGGAACGGCTCGGTGCCCTGGTTCATCGGGTAACGGCCGAAATCGGCGATGTGCTTGGCCAGCACCGGGCCGACGAAATCAGGCACGGGATGCTGGGGCTCGCCGACTGCGAGCGAAATCAAGGGTTTGCCGGGCTGATGCGGCGCCAGCAGCTCGTTCAGCCGGACGAAGGGCGAGCGTTCGGTATCGGAGCTTCCACTGGCCTGTGGCGCACGGGATGAAGCGGTCATGACCATTCTGGGCGCCAGCACTCTTGGAACAGCCGGTCGCGCGAAGGCCCCGGCGGGAAGCGGTTCAGCTCACCATAGATAGGGCGAGGTTAAGACGCGATTAACCATCGGTCGGCCGGCCCGTCCAGCGCAGGAATAATGGGGCCGGATACAACGGGATGCATAGGTGTTTTCACCTTCCCGCTGGCCTTGCGGGAGAGGCGCGCGTCGTTCTCCCGGCTCGATTCGACCCTCAACGCCCGGGCAGCTTCTCGAATGTCTTCATGCCCGCCGGGATCGCATGAAACTCCTGCAGGTCGCAGGTGTAGATCGCCATCTGCGGCTTGAACTGTTCCGGTTCGTCCAGCGTGCCGACCTTCAAGACCGCTGCGGGCAGTCCCGGAACCCTGGTCACCAGATGCGTGCCGCATTCGGCGCAGAATTCGCGCGTGACGGCGCGTTCGAGATCCTTGCGCGTGAACTGCCTGGGTTGCCCGATGATGTAGCTGAAGCCGCCCGCCGGCATCGCGATGAAGGTGTTGGGCGCGCCGCCCGAGATGTACTGGCACTCGCGGCAATGACACTGCGCCTGCATCATCGGGTCACCCTCGGCCACGTAGCGCACTTCGCCGCAATAGCATCCGCCTTCCAAACGCATGACGACCTCCCGATTGTTGTTTCTTGTGGTCGATATTTCTGCGCCGCCGGGGCGGAATGGCAATCCCTTTCTTCGCTGCGAAATCAAAAACAACCCTGCCAAAAAGAAAGGGGCTCCAACTTGCGCTGGAGCCCCTCAACGGTCAGGGCATTGCCGGGTATGTGCCCGAACCGTAGTTGTGGACGTGGTCTCCGGGAAGACCACGCCCGGGAGGAGACTTACATGTTGTAGGCGCGCTCGGTGTGCTCGGTGATGTCGAGGCCTTCACGCTCGCTTTCGACATTGGTGCGCAGACCGACGATCACGTCGACGACCTTGTAGAGGATCGCCGAACCGATGCCCGACCACACCAGCGTGGTGCCGACGCCCCAGATCTGGGACATCATCTGCGCCGCGAAGTCGTAATCGGCGACCTTCGGCGGGATCGCGGTGTAGTCGATGATGCCGGCGCCGCCGAGGGCGGGGTTGACGAGAATGCCGGTGCCGAGGGCGCCGACGATGCCGCCGACGCAGTGCACGCCGAACACGTCGAGACTGTCATCGTAGCCGAGCGCGTTCTTCACGACGGTGCAGAAGAACAGGCAGACCACGCCGACGATCAGGCCGAGGACGATCGCGCCCATGACGCCGGAGAAGCCGGCGGCAGGAGTGACGGCCACGAGGCCCGCGACGGCGCCGGAGATGACGCCGAGCACCGAGGGATGACCCTTGATGATCCACTCCGCGAACATCCACGACAGCGCGGCGGCTGCGGTGGCGACGAAGGAGTTGGTCATGGCCAGCGCAGCGCCGCCGTTGGCTTCCAGGTTGGAGCCGGCGTTGAAGCCGAACCAGCCGACCCAGAGCAGCGAGGCGCCGATCATCGACATGGTCAGAGAGTGCGGAGCCATCAGCTCCTTGCCGTAACCGACGCGCTTGCCGATCAGGAGAGCGCCGATGAGGCCTGCGATGCCGGCGTTGATATGCACCACGGTGCCGCCAGCGAAGTCGATCGCACCCTTCTTGAAGATCCAGCCGGCGTCGGCGTTGAGCTCGTCGAGCTTGGCCTGAGCCGCGGTCTTCGCCGCCGCATCAGTGGCAGCAGCGAGCGCCTTGGCCGCATCCTGGATCAGGTCCGGACCCTGCCAGTACCAGACCATGTGCGCGATCGGGAAGTAGATCAGCGTGACCCAGAGCGGGATGAACAGGGCGATCGCCGCGAACTTCATGCGCTCGGCGAAGGCGCCGACGATGAGGGCGGGCGTGATCGCCGCGAAGGTCATCTGGAAGCACATGTAGATGAGCTCCGAGATGTTGGCGTCGACCGAGAAGGTCGCGGCCTTCGAGTCGGTGGTGACGCCCATCATGAAGGCCTTGGAGAAGCCGCCGATGAAGTCGGAACCGCCGGTGAAGGTGAGGCTGTAGCCGTACACGGCCCAGATCACGGTGACGACGCAGACGGTGTAGAACACCTGCATCAGGACGGAGAGCATGTTCTTGGAACGGACGAGACCGCCGTAGAACAGTGCGAGGCCGGGGATCGTCATCAACAGCACCAGCACTGTCGATGTCAGCATCCAGGCGTTGTCTCCCTTGTTGACCGTTGGCTCGGCGTAGGCTGCGGTCGCAGCGAACAGGCCGACTGCGAGAGCCGCCAATCCCGCGCCATAGGGACGCTTGAACGTCATATTATTCACTCCTGATTGGATAAAGGTTGAGCGCGAAATCAAAGGGCCGCGGCATCGGCCTCGCCGGTGCGGATACGCACCGCGTGGTCGAGGTTGATGACGAAGATCTTGCCGTCGCCGATCTGTCCGGTTTTTGCGGCGGACGTGATGGCGTCGATGGTCTTGTCGACCTGGTCGGAGGCGACAGCGACCTCGATCTTGATCTTGGGCAGGAAGCTCACGGCATATTCGGCGCCGCGATAGATTTCCGTATGGCCCTTCTGGCGGCCATATCCCTTGACTTCCGTCACCGTAAGACCGTGAACGCCGATGGCGGTCAGGGCGTCACGGACTTCTTCCAGCTTGAATGGCTTGATAATCGCCATAACAATTTTCATGGGTCCTATCCCCGCTTGGGCCCGGTCCGGACGTGGCCGGGCGTTTCTCGACTGGTTCGCCACGAGGGAGAAAGTTCACTACGCGGGCACAGCCAGAACCCTTAGAATCAAATGCCGTGCCAGATCGGGCCTGTTGCCTAACGGACTATGAAAACGGGTGTTTTCGGGGTGGACGCGCATTGCGGTGCAGTGCGCCATTCCGTCGCGCTTAAAACGTGATCATGCCTGCTCAAAATGAGGGCATGACAGGCTGCCGACACAATATTGCTCACGCGCCGGGCACTCAAGCGGTATTCTGTTACAGGCAAGTGAGCCACGGCGCGGGCTCTGCTCATGCGATACGCGCGGCCACCGAAAAAACATTCGAAGCACATCTGCCCGGAAGGGGTGGCCCTCGGCGCGCTCAGGCGGCGTCCCGCTCCGCAAAAACCCGATCGATCAAGCCCCACTCCACGCCCTGCTGCGCAGTCATGAAATGGTCGCGGTCCAGGGTTCGCTCGACCTCCTGTTCCGACCGGCCGCAATGCTGGGCGTAGAGCCGGATGATGCGCCGCTTGGTTTCCTGCATCTCGTTGGCATGGATCAGGATGTCGGAGGCCTGGCCCTGGAAGCCACCGAGCGGTTGATGCACGTGAAGGCTGGCATTGGGCAGCGCGGCGCGGTGACCGGGCTCGCCGGCCATCAGCAGGAAGGAGCCCATCGAGCGCGCCGTGCCCATGCACAGCGTGTGAACCGGTGCCTTGATGAATTGCATGGTGTCGTACATCGCAAGGCCGGAGGTGACCACGCCGCCATAGGAATTGATGTAGAGATTGATCGGCCTGTTGGGATTCTCCGCCTCGAGAAACAGGAGTTGTGCGCAGACCAGGCCCGACATCGCGTCATTGACCTCGCCGTTGAGGAAGATGATGCGCTCGCGCAGGAGCCGCGAGTAGATGTCGAAGGATCGCTCGCCACGCGCCGATTGTTCGACGACCATCGGGACGAGCTGAAGCATGTCGCGCATCGGCGACCTCCATGTCTTTGGGTGATGAGATTCTTTGTGCTAGGCCGCCGCGCGCATCAGGCGGCAATTGGTGTTGGCCGGCCGCGGCAGCTTCGTTGCGACGTCGCAGGCGTGCTGGATGATGCGGAGGCGGGTGCCGCCGTCCTCATGCGGTTCGATCCGGAAGACGACATGGCTCTCGCGAAACGGCGGGTCGGGGTCGCGAAGCCGGTAGCGGACCTCCTCGCCGGGGATCGATGATTCCGGCTCGGCCTTCGCAAGATCGCAATCGGGCAGCCAGCGTTCGCGTAAGGCCGGAATGGTGACGGCGCGCCAGACCTTTGCCGGCGGCGCGGCGAAATCAAACTCGAGCACCAGGCTTGCATCGTGGTGATCGGGCTTCACGAACTCGCTCATTGATCCATGTCCTTGAGTAGATCGGCAAGTGCTTCCATGCGCTTCGGCCAATAGGCGCGATAGCGCGCAAGCCATGCTCCGATGGCGACGATTCCGTTCGGGTCGACTTCGTAATTCACAAAGCGGCCTTGCCGCTGCTCCCGCACAAGGCCTGCCGAGCGCAGCACGGCGAGATGCTGCGATATCGCCGGTTGGCTGATCTCCAGGCCATCGCGCAGAGCGCTTGCGTTCAGGCTTCCGCCAGCGAGCTTCTCAAAGACCGCGCGGCGCGTCGGGTCGGCCAGTGCCTTGAAGATGTCGGCTTCGATCATGGCAACACATAAGCATACGCTTATGTGTTGCGCAAGCCTTACTGCCAAGCCCTTTACTGTAACGCTTCGCCGTGCTGCGAAATATCCAGCCCTTCGAGCTCGTGCTCACGGGATACGCGCAGGGGCACGAACAGGCCGACCAGCTTGAGCAGGATGAAGCTCACGCCAGCCGACCAGACGAAGGTGACGGCGACGCCGTAGAACTGGATCAGGAACTGCTGCGGGTGGCCCTCCAGCAGGCCGGCGGTGCCGCCGATGGCGCTGGTTGCGAACACGCCGGCGAGCAGGGTGCCGGTCAGGCCGCCGATGCCGTGGACGCCGAACACGTCGAGCGAATCGTCATAGTCGAAGCGGTGCTTCAGCCAGGTACAGGCCCAATAGCAAACCGAACCGGCGACGATACCGATGACGATGCCGTGCCAGGGCGCCACGAATCCGGAGGCCGGCGTAATGGTGCCGAGGCCGGCCACCGCGCCGGAGATCATGCCGAGCACGGAGGGCTTGCGCCGCGTCGACCATTCGATGGCGCCCCAGGTCAATGCGCCGGAGCAGGCCGCCAGATGCGTCGCGATGATCGCCATCACCGCGCGCGAATTGGCCGCGCCCGCGGAGCCGCCGTTGAAGCCGAACCAGCCGACCCACAACAGGCCGGTGCCCATCACCGCGAGCGACAGATCGAACGGCGACAGATTTTCGGTGCCGTAGCCGTGACGTCGCCCCATCACCTTTGCCGCAACGAGGCCGCCGGTGCCGGCCGACAAATGCACTACCAGGCCGCCGGCGAAATCGAGCACGCCCATGCTGTTGAGGAAGCCGCCGCCCCACACCCAATGCGCCAACGGAATGTAGACGAATATGAACCAGGCGACCGAAAACAGGAGATAAGCCGAGAACCGCATCCGGTCGGCGACCGAGCCCGCGACCAGCGCCACCGTGATGATGGCAAACGTCATCTGGTACAGCATGAACAGCGCTTCCGGGATGGTTTTCGCGGCCGGGTTGACGCTGTCCATGGTCATGCCGGCGAGAAACCAGCGGTCGAGCGTACCGATCCACGGGCCATCGCCGACGAAGCACAGCGAATAGCCGAACGCGACCCAGAGAATGGAGATGATCGTCACCGCGGCCAGGCTCTGCGCCATGGTGGCGAGCACGTTCTTCTTGCGCACCATGCCGGAATAGAACAGCGCCAGGCCCGGGATCGTCATCATCAGCACCAGTGCGGTGGCGACGATCATCCAGGCGGTGTCGGCGGTGTTGATCTCGGACGTCGCGGCGCGCGCCGGCGCAGCCATGATCGACACAAGTCCGATCGGCGCAGCAAAAGCAGCTGCGCGGCGCAAATATCCCGCCATGTCGTTCCCCCCGGCATCAATTGGCGTCGCACACTCGGCGTCGCTGCCCGGTGCGATCGTTAGATAGTCGAACTAGATCAGAGCGCGTCGCTGTCGGTTTCGCCGGTGCGGATGCGGACCGCGTTGTCGATCGGCGTGACGAAGATCTTGCCGTCGCCGATCTGCCCGGTGCGCGCGGTCGCAGTGATCACGCTGACCGCCTTGTCGGCGACGTCGGAGGCGACCGCGATCTCGATGCGCAGCTTCGGCAGGAAGTTCACGACATATTCGGCGCCGCGATAGATCTCGGTGTGGCCCTTCTGCCGGCCATAACCTTTCACCTCGGTCACGGTCATGCCGTGGACGCCGATCGCCGTCAGGGCCTGGCGGACCTCATCGAGCTTGAAGGGTTTGATGATCGCGACGACGAGTTTCATGGTCAGGCCTATTCCCCGGGATGCGCCGCGCCGTATGTCCCCGGCGCCGCGTCAATCTGGCATCTTTCCGGGCAAATGGCATAAAAAAGTTGCAGACTGAAGCGGAAAAACGTTTGGCCAAGGGCGGTCATGTGAATGGCCGCCTCTGTACAGGGCAAGTGTTCATCCTTCACAATGCATTTTTGGCATGGATGCGGTGAACCCGCGCCTGCCAGGCGGTACATAAGTATTTTGAGGGGGCGCTTCATATGGCGAGTTGGTTCTACGCATCCGAGGGCAAGCAACAGGGGCCCTTCCCGGAAGGGCAATTCCGCGATCTCGTCGCCCAGGGCGTCGTGCGCCCGGATACGCTGGTCTGGTCCGAGGGCATGGCCGGCTGGCAGAAGGCCGCCGAAATCCCCGGCCTGGTCGGGGGCGGCGGCGCGCCGCCGATGATCCCGGCGGGCGGCCCGCCGATGATGGGCTCCGGTGGCTACGCCGGCGGCGGAGGCGGAGTCGCCGGATCGCTGGCGGTCGATTTCGGCATCCTCGAGTTCACCTGGCGCACGCTCGTGCTGCTGATCGGTTCGTGCTTCGTGATCCCGGTGCCGTGGCTGTTCGTCTGGTACACGAAATGGATCGTGTCCTGCGTGAAGGTCCCTGGCCGGCCGAATCTCAGCTTCACCGGCAACGCGATGACGATGGTGCCCTGGTTTTTCGGCTTCATCGTTCTGGCGATCGCCATCGGCTTCATCGGCAGCACGCTCCTGAGCAATCTGCTGTTCATCGTCCAGCTCGTGCTCTATTGGCTTCTGGTCAAATGGATGGTCGCAAACCTCGCGTCCAACGGGCAGCCGTTGGGCCTGAGCTTCACCGGCTCGATCTGGGCCTATGTCGGCTGGAATCTGCTGTTCGCGATTTCCATCATCACCATCGTCGGCTGGGCCTGGGTCGCTGCAGCCCAGATGCGCTGGTTCTGCCGCAGCATCGAGGGTACGCGGCGCGAGATCGTCTTCAAGGGCAGTGGTCTCGGCATCCTCTGGCGCGGCATCGTCGCAGCGATCCTGTGCAGCCTCATCATCCCGATTCCGTGGGCGTATCGCTGGATCATGAACTGGTTCGCATCGGAGACCGTTCTCGCGCCGCGGGGGTCTCTCGGCGCCTGATTCGAAAAGCCTCGAACGCGAGACCTCGCGTTCGAGGCTTTTATCCCTTCCGCTCGCGCACGGAGCCTTCCTGCGCAACGGAAGCCACCAGCGTCCCGTCCGGCTTGAAGATCGAGCCGCGGGTCAGGCCGCGACCACCGCGCGCGCTCGGCGAATCCTGGGCGTAGAGCAGCCATTCGTCGGCGCGGAACGGGCGGTGAAACCACATCGCGTGGTCGAGGCTGGCCGGCATCATGCGCTTGTCGAACAGCGTGCGGCCGTAGCGCGCCATGATCGCGTCCAGGAGCGAAAAGTCCGACGCGTAGGCGAGCGCACACATGTGCAGCGCCGGATCGTCGGGCAGTTTCGCGGCGGTCTTGATCCAGACATGGATGCGGCCGTCGTCGATCCTCTCGCCGAAATAGCGGCCGAGCTCGACCGGACGCAGTTCGATCGGGCGATCGGATTCATAATAGCGTCGGATGAACTCCGGCATCTCGCGGAACATCGGCTGCTTCGCCACCTCCTCCGCCGTGAGCTTCTCCGGCGGCGGGACGTCAGGCATCTTGTCCTGATGGTCGAACGCGCTTTCTTCCTCGGCGTGGAACGAGACCATGATCGAGAAGATCGCGTTGCCGTGCTGGATCGCGGTGACGCGGCGGGTCGAATAGCTCTTGCCGTCGCGCAGGCGTTCGACCTGGTAGATGATCGGGATCTGCGGATCGCCCGGCAGGATGAAATAGCAGTGCAGCGAATGCGGCAGCCGCCCCTCGACGGTGCGGCAGGCCGCGACCATCGCTTGTCCGATCACCTGGCCGCCGAACACGCGCTGCCAGCTTGTCTTCGGGCTGTTGCCGCGGAACAGGTTCACCTCGAGCTGTTCGAGGTCGAGGATCGAGATCAGGTCGATCAGGCTCTTGGACATGGAGTGAACTTTCTCGCCGTCATTCCCGGGTGGATGCTCCGGAATGACACAATGGGGCCGTTCCGCCCTTGTTTCACCGCACTGTTTCGCCCACCTCAAGTCTGCTAGCAAGACCAGGATTTGACCGGGAATTTGGGTATGTCGGTACAAGGTAGCATAATCATTGGTGGCGGGGCGTTTGCGGGGCTTGCGCTGGCCTTGGCGCTGCGCCAGGGGCTAGGCCCCGAGATTCCCGTCATCGTCGCCGATCCCGCGCTCGCCACCCGGCCGAGCCGCGACCCCCGCGCCACCGCGATCGTGGCCGCCTGCCGCCGCCTGTTCGAGGCGATCGGCGCCTGGGACGACGTCAAGGGCGAGGCGCAGCCGATCCTCGACATGGTCGTCACCGATTCCAAGCTGGAGGACGCCACCCGTCCCGTCTTCCTCAACTTCGCCGGCGATGTCGCGCCGGGCGAGTCCTTTGCACACATGGTCGAGAATCGCCGGCTGATCGACGCGCTGGTGGCGCGTGCGGAAGCCGAGGGTATCGATCTCCGTGCCACCACGGTCGCATCCTACGATGCGCGCGCCGAAGGCATCGACGTGACGCTGGGGGACGGCAGCGTGTTAGCAGCCAGCCTGCTGGTTGCCGCCGATGGGGCGAAGTCAAAGCTGCGCGAGCGCGCCGGCATCGCCACCCATGGCTGGGAGTATGACCAATCCGGCATCGTCGTGACCGTCGGCCACGAGCGCGATCACGAGGGCCGCGCCGAAGAACATTTTCTGCCGGCGGGCCCGTTCGCGATCCTGCCGCTCTCGGGAAAACGCTCGTCGCTGGTGTGGACCGAGCGCCGGGCCGAGGCCGCGCGCATCATTGCGCTCAGCGATGAAGAATTTCACGCCGAGCTCGAGCAGCGTTTCGGCCTGCATCTCGGCGAGGTGAAGGCGCTCGACAAGCCGCGCGCGTTTCCGCTGTCCTATTTCGTGGCGCGCTCCTTCATCGCCCCCCGCCTCGCGCTGGTCGGCGATGCCGCCCATGTCATCCACCCCATCGCGGGCCAGGGCCTCAACATGGGGCTGAAGGATGTCGCCGCGCTGGCCGAGGTCGTGGTCGATGCCGCGCGGCTCGGCATGGATCTCGGCGGCGCCGACGTGCTCGAGCGCTACCAGCGCTGGCGCCGTTTCGACACCATGGCGATGGGCGTTGCCACCAACTCGCTGAACTTCCTGTTCTCCAACCAGTCGACGCTGCTGCGCACCGTCCGCGACATCGGCCTCGGCCTCGTCGACCGCGCGCCGCCGCTGAAGAACCTCTTCATCCGCCAGGCCGCCGGCCTCACGGGCGAGGTGCCAAGGTTGTTGAAGGGCGAGGCGTTGTAGGAGCCAACTCCCCATTCGCGCCCACTCAATCGATCTTGCGCGCTTCTTCCGGCAGCATGATCGGGATGCCGTCGCGGATCGGATAAGCCAGCTTCGCGCTTCGCGAGACCAGCTCCTGCTTCGCGGAATCGAACTCCAGCGGGCCCTTGGTCAGCGGGCAGACGAGAATCTCCAGCAATTTGGGATCGACGCTGGCTTCGGAACGTTCGGTGGGGGCGTTCATGGGAGTCTCCGGCAATCGGTTGCCTCTAGCACAGAAATCCGCGCCCGCCCATCGCGGCGGCCACAGCGTTTTCGCGTCAGGAAGGCGTCAAAGCGAAACATCTACGCGGAGACCATCGTCAAGATCTCGTCGAGCAGGGCCTGCAGCCGTGCAGCCGGGACCGGCGCGCCCGACAGGGCGAAGCCGAGAAATGTCCAATACAGGATCTGCGCCCGCGCCTGCGCGGTTGCCGGGGTGAGCCCGCGCTTTTCCAGCAGCCCTTCGATATAGTCGAGCCGGCGGCGGTCGATCGCGCGCACGGCGCCTTGCGCGGCCGCATCGAAGGCCGCCCAATTGCGCACCGCGCGCTCGAGCTCGAGCCGCGCGCCGAACGACCTCCGCAGCAGCGCCTTCAAGGGCTCGTCGCTGGCGGCCTCGACGTCGGCGATGATCTGCTCGGCCGCGATCTCGCGCCAACGCTTCAGCACGGCGGCCTGGAACGCGCCGAGATCGGCGAAATGCCAATAGAAGCTGCCGCGCGACACCCCCATGGACTTTGCCAGCGGCTCGGCCTTGAGCGCGGTGAAGCC
The sequence above is drawn from the Bradyrhizobium amphicarpaeae genome and encodes:
- a CDS encoding ammonium transporter → MAGYLRRAAAFAAPIGLVSIMAAPARAATSEINTADTAWMIVATALVLMMTIPGLALFYSGMVRKKNVLATMAQSLAAVTIISILWVAFGYSLCFVGDGPWIGTLDRWFLAGMTMDSVNPAAKTIPEALFMLYQMTFAIITVALVAGSVADRMRFSAYLLFSVAWFIFVYIPLAHWVWGGGFLNSMGVLDFAGGLVVHLSAGTGGLVAAKVMGRRHGYGTENLSPFDLSLAVMGTGLLWVGWFGFNGGSAGAANSRAVMAIIATHLAACSGALTWGAIEWSTRRKPSVLGMISGAVAGLGTITPASGFVAPWHGIVIGIVAGSVCYWACTWLKHRFDYDDSLDVFGVHGIGGLTGTLLAGVFATSAIGGTAGLLEGHPQQFLIQFYGVAVTFVWSAGVSFILLKLVGLFVPLRVSREHELEGLDISQHGEALQ
- a CDS encoding P-II family nitrogen regulator, whose protein sequence is MKLVVAIIKPFKLDEVRQALTAIGVHGMTVTEVKGYGRQKGHTEIYRGAEYVVNFLPKLRIEIAVASDVADKAVSVITATARTGQIGDGKIFVTPIDNAVRIRTGETDSDAL
- a CDS encoding DUF4339 domain-containing protein, which produces MASWFYASEGKQQGPFPEGQFRDLVAQGVVRPDTLVWSEGMAGWQKAAEIPGLVGGGGAPPMIPAGGPPMMGSGGYAGGGGGVAGSLAVDFGILEFTWRTLVLLIGSCFVIPVPWLFVWYTKWIVSCVKVPGRPNLSFTGNAMTMVPWFFGFIVLAIAIGFIGSTLLSNLLFIVQLVLYWLLVKWMVANLASNGQPLGLSFTGSIWAYVGWNLLFAISIITIVGWAWVAAAQMRWFCRSIEGTRREIVFKGSGLGILWRGIVAAILCSLIIPIPWAYRWIMNWFASETVLAPRGSLGA
- the tesB gene encoding acyl-CoA thioesterase II codes for the protein MSKSLIDLISILDLEQLEVNLFRGNSPKTSWQRVFGGQVIGQAMVAACRTVEGRLPHSLHCYFILPGDPQIPIIYQVERLRDGKSYSTRRVTAIQHGNAIFSIMVSFHAEEESAFDHQDKMPDVPPPEKLTAEEVAKQPMFREMPEFIRRYYESDRPIELRPVELGRYFGERIDDGRIHVWIKTAAKLPDDPALHMCALAYASDFSLLDAIMARYGRTLFDKRMMPASLDHAMWFHRPFRADEWLLYAQDSPSARGGRGLTRGSIFKPDGTLVASVAQEGSVRERKG
- a CDS encoding ubiquinone biosynthesis hydroxylase: MSVQGSIIIGGGAFAGLALALALRQGLGPEIPVIVADPALATRPSRDPRATAIVAACRRLFEAIGAWDDVKGEAQPILDMVVTDSKLEDATRPVFLNFAGDVAPGESFAHMVENRRLIDALVARAEAEGIDLRATTVASYDARAEGIDVTLGDGSVLAASLLVAADGAKSKLRERAGIATHGWEYDQSGIVVTVGHERDHEGRAEEHFLPAGPFAILPLSGKRSSLVWTERRAEAARIIALSDEEFHAELEQRFGLHLGEVKALDKPRAFPLSYFVARSFIAPRLALVGDAAHVIHPIAGQGLNMGLKDVAALAEVVVDAARLGMDLGGADVLERYQRWRRFDTMAMGVATNSLNFLFSNQSTLLRTVRDIGLGLVDRAPPLKNLFIRQAAGLTGEVPRLLKGEAL
- a CDS encoding Trm112 family protein, which gives rise to MNAPTERSEASVDPKLLEILVCPLTKGPLEFDSAKQELVSRSAKLAYPIRDGIPIMLPEEARKID
- a CDS encoding TetR/AcrR family transcriptional regulator — translated: MTEQLSADDWIRQGLKALAKSGFTALKAEPLAKSMGVSRGSFYWHFADLGAFQAAVLKRWREIAAEQIIADVEAASDEPLKALLRRSFGARLELERAVRNWAAFDAAAQGAVRAIDRRRLDYIEGLLEKRGLTPATAQARAQILYWTFLGFALSGAPVPAARLQALLDEILTMVSA